TGGAGTTTTTCTTCCACTCCAACTCTATCTGATACATCACGGGCAATAGCAAAGGTCTGACCTCGCTCCTTAATCGGTCTCGATATCCAATCAAGGTATTTATATGAACCATCTTTGCATCGATAACGATTAATAAAATTGATAACCGTTATACCTTGCTTCAAATTTTCTTCAATGACTTTAATGGTGGGTTCAATATCATCAGGATGAATAAAATCTAGAAAGGGTTTGTCCAGAAGATCCCCTTCATCATACCCTAACACCTTCGTGAATGAAGGATTAACCTTGATAAACGTAGCAGTATTAAAATCTGCAACACATAAAAGGTCTGGTGATATGCTCCATAATGTTTCGAGTTCAAACTTGGTTGGATCAACAGATTGAGTAGAGGATGCATTGTGCTTGTGAGTATTGTCTTTCGAATGTGTATTCTTTTTCTCAGACATAGTATACTCCTTGACTTGAAAATCCTAAAAACTTAGGGCAAAATTATACTTTGATATTATTGACGAACCAGCACTTCTTTCATCGAAGTTTTATACTTCAATAATAAATTTCACACCACCATCAATATTCTTAACTTGTATAGAGCCATCCATATTATTCTCAATAATTGTCTTTGCCATATACAATCCGAGACCTGTTCCTTTCTGGTGTTGCTTTGTAGTAAAGTATGGGTCGAAAACTTTGTCAATAATATTATTTGGTATCGAACCGGCATTATCCCAAATCGTTAAGATCGTCCTGCCATCCTTTTGATCGAGCATTAACTGGACTTTTGCATTCTTGGTCTCTTTTTCGAGTATTGCATCTTTAGCGTTGTTAAGTATATTCAGTATCACTTGCGAATACTCATTAGGATACCCCCATGATCTCACACTCCTTATGTAGATCGATTTTCAACTCAATTTGGTTATGTTCAAAGCTATTACTGATAAAATCCAAGGTCTTGAGTATTACTGCGTTTGCCGAGAAATTTTCTTTTAATTTATTAGGTTTGAAAAAATTACGGAAATCATCAATAGTTCGAGACATATACTTAAGTTGATCCATTGTTGTCTTAATAGATTTCTCTAAATACTCCTGTGTCAGTTCATCATATTTATATGCCTCTTCAATATCCTGGATAAGAACTGCTATTGCTGTTAATGGTTGCCTCCACTGATGCGCGATATTGCCGATCATTTCACCCATTGAGGCATGGCGCGACTGTTTTATAAGGAGGTGGTCCTTATCTCTGATCTCTTTTATTGCATCCTTCACTTTGATTTCCAAATTCTCCTTCAGTTGCCTTAATTCAATATTTGTTTTTTTCAGTTGCTCTTCAGCTTGTTTTCTTTCAGTGATATCTTCCACAAGACCATCATAATATTGGGGATTATCATTATCATCTCTTATGAGCATTACCGTAACCTTTGCCCAGAAGGTTTTCTTATCCTTTCTTTGCAAAAGCATTTCTCGATTTGTCACAAATCCTTTCTCCATCAA
The sequence above is a segment of the Candidatus Cloacimonadota bacterium genome. Coding sequences within it:
- a CDS encoding HAMP domain-containing histidine kinase, whose protein sequence is MRSWGYPNEYSQVILNILNNAKDAILEKETKNAKVQLMLDQKDGRTILTIWDNAGSIPNNIIDKVFDPYFTTKQHQKGTGLGLYMAKTIIENNMDGSIQVKNIDGGVKFIIEV